ACCTCCGCCTGGATCTCTTCGTCCGACACCTGGTTGACCTCGACCGCGTAGGCCGGGTCGATGTTGAGGAGCAGGTTGACGAGGAACGCCTCGGCGCGCTCCAACGGCTCGCCTTGGACGATGGGGCCGGCATCGACGACCTGCTCGTACTCCTCCTCGGCGGTGAAGCGTGCTACCTGGCCTTCTTCCGCGTCCTCCCCATCGACATCGATGCCGATGCCTTCGAGGTACTTGTCGAGATCCGAGTCACTCATCTATGGCCTCACTTGGAGCGCTTGGCCGGCGCCGCGACGACTGGCGCGGGCTGACCGCGGCTCAGCAACCAGTACTGGATGACCTGCACCAACATGGATACCACATAGTAGACGAGCACCCCGGCCGGGAAACCGACGATGATGAACACGAAGACCACGTTGATGATGAGCGACTGGCGCAGCATCTGAGGGTTGCCGCGGGCGGAGAAGTATGACGTCGCGATCATGACGGCCACGTACAGGATCGGGAGGATGTAGAAGGGGTCGGCCTGACCGAGGTCGGGCAGCCACAGGAACCCCTCGTTGAACTCGAAGTTCACGAACACGCGCCACAAGATGATGAAGAGGGGCATCTGGACGATGATCGGCAGACAGCCGCCCGCCGGGTTGACGCCCGCCTCGCGGTAGAGCGCCATCGTCTCCTGCGTGAGCTTCTCGCGATCGTCCTTGTACTTCTTCTGCAGCTCTTGCAGCTTCGGCTGCAGGCGCTGCATGCCGAACATCGACTTCGTCTGGGTGCTGATGAGGGGCCAGATGAGCGCCCTGAAGAGGAGCGTCAGGACGATGATCGAGAGGCCCCAGCTCGGCACGTACTGGTGCACGAACTCGAGGATGCGGACGACTATGAGCGACAGCCGCCCGAGAATGTTCGGGTTGAAGAGCCCTGGCAGCTCCAGGTACTGCTCCTGGCTGTAGCGCACGAGCTCGTTGTGGCCGGGGTAGAGGCCGAGGTCGAACGTGTACGCCGCGCCGGCAGCCGCGCCCACCTGGGCCTGGAAGGCGATGCGGTTCGGGCGCATGTAGGTGGCGGACACGCCCGCGCTGCCCGGCGCCGGCCGCATGACGAGGGCGAAGTCGCGGTTGTTGTTGTTCACCTGCAGCGAGGCGTAGGTCGGGTCGGGGAACGCCTGCTCGCTCGGGTTGAGCGTGAACGAGTCGCCGTGGCCGATCTTGACCACCGGCGCCGCGGTGCGCCCGATGCCTGGCACGACGAGCTGGAGCGTGCTCGGGGCGTCCGCCCCGTCGACGCGCCGAGCGGTCAACTCGACCCCGATCGTGTCGACGCCGCTCTGCAGGGTCAGGGTGCGCTCCACCTCGAAGCCGCCGACGCGCGCCGTGAACGTGCCGACGAGGAGCCCCTCGTCGCCTTCGCGCCAACTGCCGGCCACGTCGGTCGGCGTGGCGTACGCGCCGTCGATCAGGAGCGCGAGGCCGGGCACCTCCGACTCGAACGGGATGAGGTTGAACCGAGCGTCGATGCTGTAGTCGCCCAGGCGCTGGCCGCGCTGCTGCTTGCCGAAGGCGGCGACGAGCTGGCCGGCGCCGTCGAACACGTAGTCGACGCCCTTGCTCGTGATCAGGGTGAGGTCCTGTCCGTCCTCGCAGAAGAAGGACGGCGTCTGGGTGGAGCAGGTGGCGGTTATCTTCTCGGCGCCGCGGAAGTCGGCCTCACGGAAGGCTGTCGCAGCCAGTTCGACGCGCGCGCTCGCGAACGTCGAGAAGAGGAGCGCCGCCATGAGCGCTACCGGCCGCAGTCTGTTGACGCGTTTCAAGGGGCCTCCGTGTGGACGTCGGTACGCTCCAACGCCTGTGGGTCGAGTTCGGAGCCCGGCCTGCGCCGGGGCGGCACCGGGTCGTAACCGCCCGGGTGGAACGGATGACAGCGGAGCACGCGCTTGAGGCCGAGCCAACTGCCGCGTATCACGCCGTGGCGCTCGATGGCCTCGATGGCGTACGCGCTGCAGGTGGGGTGGAAACGGCACGACGGCGCGCCCTTCAGCGGGGAGAGGTAGCGCTGGTAGGCCCTCAGTGGCCAGATGGCCGCGTCCTTGGCCAGACGCCCGAGAGAGGCGCCGCCGAAGTGGGCATCGCCCCTCATCGGAGCCCGGCGCGCTCGAACGCGCTCGTGAGCGACCGCTTCAAGTCGTGGTAGTCGGCGGCGGCGGCCGACGGCCTCGCGATGACGAGGAGGTCGAACGACGGCACCGAGGCCGCGTGGGCCGGTTCGCGCAAGGGTTGTCTGAGGAGCTCGCGGACGCCTTCACGCAGCCGACGCCTGACCCGGTTACGCACCACGGCCTTGCCGACCTTGCGGCTCACCACGATGCCCACTCTGACCTCCCCTGAGCGTGTCGGTCGCCAACGCACCGTAACGTGCTTGCCGCCGCCGGAGCTCCCTTTGCGCAGTCGTTGGAACGCGCGGTCACCGCTCAACGAGCGGAGCACCGCGAACCGTCTCAGCGATCCGATACGGACAGGCGCTTACGCCCCTTGGCGCGCCGCCGTCTGATGACGTTGCGACCACCTGGGGTAGCCATGCGCGCCCGGAAACCGTGCGTGGTGGCACGCTTCCTGCGGTTAGGCTGATACGTCCGCTTCATGGTGTCTCCTTCCAGTCTCTTACCGTCGGGTGGATGTGCCGGGAAGCACGCTGCGAGCGAAGGCCGCGCGGCGCCTCTTCGGCCCCTGACGACCCAACGCGAGCTGCCGTCCCGGCAGGACAGTCAAGCCGTGGAATAGTACCACACCGCCGTCGCTTCGCGCTCTACGGCGGTTCAGGCCAGGGCGGCCTCGAGCGCGGCGGCCAGGCGCAGGAGCGCGGCGTCGGCTCCGGCGCGGCCTATGAGCTGTACCCCGAGCGGCAAGCCCCGCACGCCGGCGCCGACGGCCGTGCCGCACGGCACGCTCACGGCCGGTCCGCCCGAGAGGTTCGCGAGGCAGGTGGCCACGTCGCCCACGTACATGGAGAGCGGGTCCGCCGTCTTCTCGTCGCTGGCGTACGCCGGCCCGGGCGCCGTGGGAGTGACGAGAGCGTCGACCCGCCCGAGGGCGGCGTCCATCTCGCGCGTGAGCCGCTGCCGCACCTTGAGCGCCCGACCGTAGTAGGCGTCGTAGTAGCCGGCGGAGAGGGCGAACGACCCTAGGAGGATCCTGCGCTTCACCTCCCGACCGAAGAGCGCACCGCGCGTGGCGCGCATGACCAGCTCCTGGCCTTCGCGCTCCGCCCCGACCCGCTGCCCGTAGAGCATCCCGGAGTAGCGGGCGAGGTTGCTAGACGCCTCGGCGGCGGCGATCACGTAGTAGCAGGCGACCGCCAAGGCGGTGCCGGGGAGCGAGACCTCGACGACCTCGGCCCCGCGGGACTCGAGCGCGGCGCGCGCGGCGGCCAGCGAGGCGAGCGCGTCCGGGCCGAAGCCCTCGCCGGCGAGCTCCTCGACGACCCCGAAGCGCGCGCCGGTGAGGTCGCCGCCCGCGGCCACCGGGTCCGGCGCCGCGCCAGGTCCAGCGCCGGCCGCCGCGGCCCAGCCGGCCGGCTCCAGGTCGACGCTCGTGGCGTCGCGAGGGTCGGAGCCGGCCATGACGCCGAGCGCCGCCGCGACGTCGGCCACCGAGCGCCCCAGCAGGCCGACCTGGTCGAGCGAGGAGGCGTAGGAGAAGAGCCCGTAGCGCGACAGGCCGCCGTAAGTCGGCTTGAAGCCGACGATGCCGCAGAACGCGGCAGGCAGGCGGCTCGAGCCGCCCGTGTCCGAGCCCAACGCCAACGGCACGACGCCGGCGCCGACGGCGGCGGCGGAGCCGCTCGAGGAGCCGCCCGCGACGCGGCCCGGGTCGTGGGGGTTGCGCGTCGGTCCGAACGCCGAGTTCTCCCCCGTCGAGCCCATCCCGAACTCGTCGAGGTTCGTCTTGCCGATCACCACGGCGCCGGCGGCCTTGAGCCGCGCCACGACGGTGGCGTCGAACGGCGAGACGTAGCCTGCCAGGATGCGCGAGGCCGCCGTGGTCGGCAGGCCGACCGTCGCCAGGTTGTCCTTGACGGCGACCGGCACGCCCGCGAGGGGGCCGACGGGCAGGCCTGCAGCGCGGCGCTCGTCGATGGCCGCCGCGGCGGACTCTGCGCCCGCGCGGTCGATGACGATGAAGGCGTTGAGCTCCGCCTGCGCGGCCTCGGCCCTGTCGAGCGCCGCGGCGACCGTCTCCGTCGCGCTGACCCTGCCCTGCGCGACAGACTCGGCGATGGCGCGCACGGTCGCTCCTGGGCGCGCCTGGTCGGGGTGCGCGGGGGTTCCGCCGAAAGTCATGCGGCGAAGCATAGCAGTTGGTTCCCGACGAGCCCTTACGAACGGAAGGGCGTGCGCGCGGCGGTATCATGCCTGGACATGGCCGATGAGGTCGAGCGCAGCCCCGGACCCCGCAGCCGCCAAGGCACCCCCAGCATCGGCGTAGCCGTGCCGGCGGCGCCCACCGTGGCCGCCCCCCGGCCGGCCGAGCCGGCCAGAGCGGGGGTAGGCGCTGCCGGGGGCGGGGCCGGTGCCCAGGCCGACGGCATACCCGGTGGGGCGGCGCCTCGCGTCCAACCCGGCCAGCCCCTGACGCTCGTGGCCAGCGCCGGCACGAGCGACCCCGGGCGCGTCCGCAGCGTGAACCAGGACTGGTACTTCGCCGGAACGGTCGGCAGGAGCGGCCACCTTGGCGTCGTCGCCGACGGCATGGGCGGCCACACGGCCGGCGAGGTGGCGAGCCGCAAGGCCATCGAGACGCTGGTGGACGCCCTGCGGCAGAGCCGCTCCCAGCCGCCCGTTGCCCTCGCGCGCGCCGCGCAGGCCGCCAACGTCGAGGTCTACAACCTGGCCATCGAGCGCCCTGAGCTCAAGGGGATGGGGACCACCCTAACGGCGGTCCTCATCGACGACCAGGTCGGGCTGGTCGGCCACGTCGGCGACTCGCGCGCCTACCTGGTGCGCGGCGGCAAGGCCACACGGCTGACCGTCGACCACAGCTGGGTGGCCGACCGGGTGCGCCAGGGCCTGCTGAGCGAGGAGGAGGCGCGCAGGCACAGGTGGCGCAACGTCATCACGAACGCCATCGGGGCCACGCCGACGTTCAGGCTCGACGTCCTCTACTTCGACGTGCAGCCGGGCGACACGGTGGTGATCGTCAGCGACGGCGTCAGCATGCTGCTCGGCGACGAGGACATCGTCAAGCGGGTCACGGGGGTGACGCCCGAGGTCGCGGCCCGTAACCTCGTCGCGGCCGCCAACGACCGCGGCAGCCCCGACAACGCCACGGCCGTCGTGCTGAGGGCGGAGGCCGTCGCGCCGCGCCAGAAGCGCTACGACCTGCCCTCCGCGCCGCTCGTGCCCGCCTCCGTCGACATCGGCGAGACGCTCTCCGGCATCAAGGCCGTGGAGGAGGACTTCCCGGGGAACGGCCCTTGGCAGCGCCTGAAGCGCCACCCCCTCTTCCCCTACCGCTACTGGCTGATGGGCTGCGCCTACTTGCTGGTGCTGTTCGTGTTGTTCATCGTGTGGCGCGGTTGATACTCTGCGGCATGCACGAGATCATCGCGACCGAGACAGCACCGAAGGCCATCGGCCCATACTCCCAGGCGGTCAAGGTGGGCGGACTGGTCTTCACGGCCGGCCAGATCGCCCTCGAGCCCGACGGCACATGGGCGGGCGGCGACATCACGGCGCAGACCCACCAGGTCATGCGCAACCTCACGGCCGTCCTCGAGGCGGCGGGCACCGGCGTGGAGCACATCGTGAAGAGCACGTGCTTCCTCGCCGACATGAACGACTTCGCGGCGTTCAACGAGGTCTACGGGAGCTACCTGAAGGGCAACCTGCCGGCACGCAGCACCGTGCAGGCCGCCGGGCTGCCCAAGGGGGGGCTGGTCGAAGTCGAAGTCATCGCGTCTTTGCCTTGAAGCGGCTTCGTCGCTTCAAGGCAAAGACGTTGCGCTTGGCCTGACGGCCAAGCGCGCGCGGACCAGGCGCCGCTCGTCTCTTACATCCGCTGCCAGATCAGCTCGCGCTTCGTCTCCTCGATCACCTTGGTGATGGGGATGCCGCGCGGGCACGCTTCCGTGCAGTTGTAGGCCGTGCGGCAGCGCCAGAGCCCGTTCGCGTCGTTGAGCACGCGCAGGCGCTCGGCCGAACCCTCGTCGCGCGAGTCGAAGATGAAGCGGTGGGCGTTGACGATGGCGGCCGGACCGATGTAGCGCCCGTTCGTCCAGAACACGGGGCACGATGTCGTGCAGGCGGCGCAGAGGATGCACTTGGTCGTGTCGTCGAAGCGCGCCCGGTCCTCGACGCTCTGCAGCCGCTCCCGGGGGGGCGGCGGGTCGTCGTTGATGAAGTACGGGAGGATGGCGCGGTAGGAGTCGAAGAACGGCTCCATGTCGACGATCAGGTCCTTGAGCACGGGCAGCCCCCGCAGGGGCTCGACCGTGATCTTGTCGCCCAGGTCCTTCACGAGGATCTTGCAGGCGAGGCGGTTCATGCCGTTGATCATCATGGCGTCCGAGCCGCAGATGCCGTGCGCGCAGCTCCGCCGGTAGGTGAGCGAGCCGTCTAGCTGCCACTTGATCTGGTTGAGCACGTCCAGGACGCGCTCGGTCGGGGCCACGTCGAGGTTGAACTCCTGCCAGTGCGGCCTGGCGTCCTTCTCCGGATCGTAGCGGCGTATCTTCATGGAGATCTGCATGGCCGGCCTCAGTAGACCCGTGGCTTCGGCTCGTAGCGGCCGAGCGTGACGGGCTTGTAGTCGATGCGTACCCCGTCGCCATCCTTGTAGACGAGGGTGTGCTTGAGCCAGTTGGCGTCGTCGCGCTCCTTGAAGTCCTCCCTGGAGTGCGCGCCGCGCGATTCCGTGCGGTTGAGCGCCGCCGTGACGAGCTGCTGGGCGTTGTCGAGGAGGAACCCGAGCTCGAGGGCCTCGAGGAGCTCGGTGTTGTAGCGCTTGCCCTTGTCGTCGACGCCGATCCGCTTGTAGCGCTCGCGGAGCCTCTCGACCTCCTCGACCTGCGTGGCGAGGGTCTCGGCCGTGCGGAACACCGAGGCGTTGTCCATCATCGTGGTCTGCAGCTCGGCGCGGATGGTCGAGACGCGCTCCTCGTGCGAGCCGTTGAGGGCGGCGTCGATGATGTCCTTGGTGTGATCGAGCACGCCGGCGGGGAGGTCGGGGAAGGAGTCGAGCGTCTCGGCGTACGCGCTGGCGTTGCGGCCGGCGCGACGGCCGAACACGAGAAGGTCGCCGAGCGAGTTGGTGCCGAGGCGGTTGGCGCCGTGCAAGGAGGCGCAGGCGACCTCGCCGGCCGCGTACAGGCCGGGGATGATCGTGTTGGCGCCGTCGCTGATCACGTTCGTGTCGATGGTCGTCGGGACGCCGCCCATCATGTAGTGCGCGGTGGGCTGGATCGGCACCATCTCCTTGATGGGGTCGACGCCCAGGTAGATGCGCGCGAACTCCGTGATGTCGGGCAGGCGCTCCTCGATGATGTGCGCGTCGATGTGCGTCAGGTCTAGGTGGATGTAGTCCTTGTTCGGACCGCAACCCCGCCCCTCGCGCACCTCCAGGTACATGGCGCGCGAGACCATGTCGCGCGGCGCCAAGTCCTTGATGGTCGGGGCGTAGCGCTCCATGAAGCGCTCGCCGTCCGCGTTGCGCAGGATGCCGCCCTCGCCACGCGCGCCTTCGGTGAGGAGCACGCCGAGCTTGTAGAGCCCCGTGGGATGGAACTGGTAGAACTCCGGGTCCTCGACTGGGATGCCGCGGCGCCACACGATGCTCGTGAGGTCGCCGGTGAGCGCGTGGGCGTTGGAAGTGACCTTGAACATGCGGCCGTTGCCGCCCGTGGCGAGCACGGTGGCCTTCGCCTGGATGACGTGCAGGTCGCCGGTCGCGAGCTCGTACGCGACCACGCCGCGGCACTCGCCGTCGTCGAGGATGATGTCGAGCACGTGGAACTCGTTGAAGAAGTGGACCCTGTCCTTGATGGACTGCTGGAAGAGGGTCTGCAGGATCATGTGGCCCGTGCGGTCGGCGGCGTAGCAGGCGCGCTCGACGGGCGCCTTGCCGTGCTCGCGCGTGTGGCCGCCGAACTTGCGCTGGGCGATGCGGCCCTCCGGCGTGCGGCTGAAGGGGAGCCCCATGTGCTCCAGCTCGTACACGGCGTCGATGACCTCGTGCGAGAACGCCTCCGCGACGTCCTGGTCCGTCAGGTAGTCGCCGCCCTTGACCGTGTCGAAGGCGTGCCACTCGGGGTGGTCCTCGCTGACGTTGCCGAGGGCGGCGCCGACGCCGCCCTGCGCCGCGCCCGTGTGCGAGCGCGTCGGGTAGAGCTTCGTTATCACGGCGACGGATACGTTCGGGTTGTGGGCCGCGTACCGCGCGGCCATCAAGCCGGCGCCGCCGGCGCCGACGACGATGACGTCGAACTTGTGTGCCCTGATCATGCTTGCTTGAGTCACCCTTCCCTAGTGGCCGCTCGTGAGGTCGCGGATGGCGTCGCCCATCTCTCGGTACGAGAAGGCCCAGAGGGTCATGACCCCGGCCACGAAGATGCCGACGCTGACCACGATGAGCACGACCTGGACCCAGAAACGCAGGCCCGGCCGCCTGATGTTGTCGCCGATCACCACCCGGAGGCCGTTGACGCCGTGCAGCATGGCGAGGCCGAGCAGGAACGTGTCGAAGACCTTCACGCTCGGCTTGGCCAGGCGGGTGGCCACGTAGTTGTAGTCGACGGTGGCGACGTTGATGGCGATGTTGTTGATGAACACGTGGGCGAACACGAGGAACACGAGGAAGAGCCCGGAGACGCGCATGAACACCCACCAGGCGAGCTCGGCGTTGTTCCGCGACCTGTCGCGCGCCTCCTGGAGGTTCCTGGGGCGGGCGGCCATCAGGCGCCCCCGAAGATCTCTGGCAGGATCTTGACGAGGACCGGGACGCCGATGACGGTCGTGACGCCGAGGACCGTGTACCACATCACGCGCTGGTAGCGGATGCCCCAGGTGGTGAAGTCCAGGAGGATGATGCGCAGCCCGTTGAGCGCGTGGTACACGACCGCCGCGATGACCAGCACGAGCCCGATCCTGAACGGCCACTGGTGATAGAACATCAGGAAGGCGTTGAAGGGCCCGTCGGGTCCGTACATGACCAGCGAGATGTCGAACACGTGAAGCATCAGGTAGAGGACCAACGCCACCCCGGTGATCCGGTGCAGGAAGTAGGCCCACTGACCCTCGCGACCTCGGTACATGAATCAACCTCCGTGAGCGGCCGTCGGCGCCACCCAGCCTTGTCATGAGGATTGTATCACCGCACCTGGACGCGGTCCTGCCGCGCCCAGCGATGCGAACGACACTCGTGCGTCGCCACCTACTGGTATGGTCGTGACGCTGTGTTGCTAGCCTTCGATCTAGACAAGACCCTCGTAACCGACGACTACCGGCTGCCGGAAGAGACCCTGGCCGCCGTGCAGGCCGCACGGCGGCGCGGCCATATCGTCACCGTCCTTACCGGGCGGCCCCTGCGCTCGGCGCGGGCCTTCCTCGACCTCTTGGAGATCGAGGTGCCGCACGCCGTCAACCACGGCTCCTACGTGCGCGACCGCGAGGGCGGGGTCCTGCGCCGCATGCGCCTCGCCACCGCCCAGGTCGACTCTCTCCTGGAGGAGCACCTGAACGACGCGACGGTGGAGTTCTCGTGCGTGGTGGACGACGTGCTCTACGTCCGTGACCCGCGCAACGAGCGCTGGGACTGGGTGCACGCCGAGAGCCGCGCCATCACGCGCTTCCAGGTCGGGCTCGGCCTCGCGGCCGACAAGGTCGTGTTCCACGGCGCCACGCGCACGCCGGCGCTCGACGGCTGGGTGGCCGCGCGCCACCCGGAACTGCTGCGCTACCTCTGGGGCGACGGCTACCTCGAGATCGTCCCCCCGGGCGGCGACAAGGGGAGCGCCCTCGAGTACATCGCCGGCCTCCTGGGCGTGCCGCGCGACCAGGTCGTGGCGTTCGGCGACGGGCTGAACGACGTCACCATGCTCGGCTGGGCGGGGCACTCCGTCGCCGTCGGGCCGGACGTCCACCCGGACGCGCTCGCGGCGGCCGACGAGCACGTGGACTCGCCGGAGCTCGGCGGCGTCGCGGCGTGGCTCGAGCGCAACGCGCTGTAAGTCCCTTGCCGGTTCGCGCGGCTAGGCGGTCGGTAACGCGGAACGAACCGACCGCCGGCACCTACACACCGCCGCGCGCCTGACCGGACGCGCCTGGCCTAACGCGCTATCGCCTGCAAGAACTCCTGACGCGTGCGCGCGTCGTCCCGGAAGGACCCGCGCATGACGCTCGTCAGCGTGGTGGAGCCTTGCTTCTGGACGCCGCGCATCATCATGCATAGGTGGCTCGCCTCCGACACCACGGCGAGCCCGTGCGGCTGGAGGATGTCGACGAGCGCGTCGGCTACCTGCGCCGTGAGGCGCTCCTGGAGCTGGAGACGGCGCGCGAAGACGTCGACGACGCGCGCGAACTTCGACAACCCGAGAACTTTCTCGTCGGGGATGTAGCCGATGTGCACGCTACCGAAGAAGGGCAACAGGTGGTGCTCGCACAGCGAGTAGAACTCGATGCCCTTCACCACCACCATCTCAGGACCCTCCGCGGCGAAGAGGGCGCCGTTGGCCACCTCCCGCACGTCGAGGCCGTAGCCGGACGTCAGGTAGCGCATGGAGCGGGAGACGCGCTCCGGCGTCTTCAGGAGCCCCTCCCGCCCGACGTCCTCGCCCAGGCCGCCGATGAGCTCCGCCACCAGGCCGGCCAGCGGGGCGTCACCGACCTCGTCGAACTCGAGCGGCTCGATGGCCGCCGTCACGGGGCCGCGCGGCTTGGTGGTCAAGACGATGCCTCCTTGGGAAGGCATGCTACCGGACGCGCGTCGCCTCGGAGCGACCGGCGCTACACTCTCCACGTGCGCCTAGACCGTTACGACAGCTACCTGACCACTTTCCACACGCGCGTCACGGCGACCGCCGCCGATCAGCACGGCACGTGGGTGCGCCTGGCGCGCAGCGCCTTCTACCCCACCACCGGCGGGCAGCCGCACGACGTAGGCACGCTCGGCTCCGAGCGCGGCGTCTTCGAGGTGCTGGATGTCCAGGCGCGCGGTGGCGACGACGACGTATGGCATCTGCTTGCCAACCACGACGACTCCATGGCGGGCGAAGTGGCCGTCGGCGAGAACGTCGTCGGCAAGATCGACTGGCCGCTGCGGTGGCGCCACATGCAGCGGCACAGCGCCCAGCACGTCTTGTCGCAGGCGCTCGTCAGGGTCTCGCCGGCGTTCGGCACGCTCTCCGTGAGCATGCGCGGTCCGGACTGCACCATCGACGTCGGCGGCGAGATCGGCGAGGACGACCTCGCCGCCGCCGAGAGCATGGCGAACGACGCCGCGCGGCAGAACCACCCCATCACGGCGTTCGAGGTCGACGACTCGCGCCTGGGCGAGTACGCGTTGCGACGGCCAGCCAAGGTGGCCGGACTGGTGCGGCTCGTCGCCATCGGGCATTACGACATCGTGGCTTGTGGCGGCACGCACTTGCGCTCGTCCGCCGAGACCCTGCCCATCAAGATCACGGCCGCCGAGCGCGTGCGCGGCGGCAACACGCGCATAACGTTCCGCGCCGGCGAGGAGGCCGTGGCCGACTACCGGGCCAAACACGAGGCCGCGTACGCCCTC
This is a stretch of genomic DNA from Trueperaceae bacterium. It encodes these proteins:
- the folE gene encoding GTP cyclohydrolase I FolE, whose translation is MAGLVAELIGGLGEDVGREGLLKTPERVSRSMRYLTSGYGLDVREVANGALFAAEGPEMVVVKGIEFYSLCEHHLLPFFGSVHIGYIPDEKVLGLSKFARVVDVFARRLQLQERLTAQVADALVDILQPHGLAVVSEASHLCMMMRGVQKQGSTTLTSVMRGSFRDDARTRQEFLQAIAR
- a CDS encoding alanyl-tRNA editing protein — translated: MRLDRYDSYLTTFHTRVTATAADQHGTWVRLARSAFYPTTGGQPHDVGTLGSERGVFEVLDVQARGGDDDVWHLLANHDDSMAGEVAVGENVVGKIDWPLRWRHMQRHSAQHVLSQALVRVSPAFGTLSVSMRGPDCTIDVGGEIGEDDLAAAESMANDAARQNHPITAFEVDDSRLGEYALRRPAKVAGLVRLVAIGHYDIVACGGTHLRSSAETLPIKITAAERVRGGNTRITFRAGEEAVADYRAKHEAAYALGRAFSAPVQELAARGVRLKEELAAAERHAAEWRGRLAAVHLERLAADARDGVVSAVLEGEDAALLPALVEACQALPRTVALLGGVADGEARLAFVTGPDTGVDVRPLLQAALASLGGRGGGRPDRAQGAARSSATAVRDVLARTLATLANR